Proteins from a single region of Pseudomonas sp. BSw22131:
- the ltnD gene encoding L-threonate dehydrogenase — translation MNNKNVGVIGLGAMGLGIARSLLRNGFNVHACDVRTAVTEQFATEGGVACDSPAAMAALCDVIVTVVVNAEQTETVLFGENGAIAALKPGSLVIGCATVAPTFAVELGERLAEQTLLYLDAPISGGAAKAASGQMTMMTSGPAESYAKADAILNGMAGKVYRLGDVHGLGSKVKIINQLLAGVHIAASAEAMALGLREGVDADALYEVITNSAGNSWMFENRVPHILKADYTPLSAVDIFVKDLGLVLDTARASKFPLPLSSTAHQMFMQASTAGFGREDDSAVIKIFPGITLPVAKPDQA, via the coding sequence ATGAATAACAAGAACGTCGGCGTGATCGGTTTGGGCGCCATGGGTTTGGGCATTGCCCGCTCGCTGCTGCGCAACGGCTTCAACGTCCATGCCTGTGACGTGCGCACCGCCGTCACCGAGCAATTCGCCACCGAAGGCGGCGTTGCCTGTGATTCCCCTGCCGCAATGGCTGCACTGTGCGACGTCATCGTCACCGTCGTGGTCAATGCCGAACAAACCGAAACCGTACTCTTCGGTGAAAACGGCGCCATCGCCGCCTTGAAACCCGGCAGCCTGGTCATCGGCTGCGCCACTGTCGCCCCGACCTTCGCGGTCGAGCTGGGCGAGCGCCTCGCCGAACAAACCCTGCTTTACCTCGACGCCCCGATCTCCGGCGGCGCGGCCAAGGCTGCTTCAGGCCAAATGACCATGATGACCTCCGGCCCGGCCGAGTCCTATGCCAAGGCTGATGCGATCCTCAACGGCATGGCAGGCAAGGTTTATCGCTTGGGCGACGTTCACGGCCTGGGTTCCAAAGTCAAAATCATCAACCAGTTGCTGGCCGGTGTGCACATCGCCGCCAGCGCCGAAGCCATGGCCCTGGGCCTGCGTGAAGGCGTCGACGCCGATGCCCTCTATGAAGTCATCACCAACAGCGCCGGCAACTCGTGGATGTTCGAAAACCGCGTTCCACACATCCTCAAAGCCGATTACACGCCGCTGTCTGCCGTCGATATCTTCGTCAAGGACCTGGGCCTGGTACTGGATACCGCCCGTGCCAGCAAATTCCCGTTGCCGTTGTCGTCCACCGCACACCAGATGTTCATGCAGGCCTCGACCGCAGGCTTTGGCCGCGAAGACGACTCCGCCGTGATCAAGATTTTCCCGGGCATCACCCTGCCCGTTGCCAAGCCAGACCAAGCCTGA
- the otnK gene encoding 3-oxo-tetronate kinase: protein MSATIRPLLGCIADDFTGATDLANMLVRGGMRTVQSIGIPGADVLADLDADAIVIALKSRTIPAAEAVAQSLEALQWLQDRGCEQIFFKYCSTFDSTAAGNIGQVSEALLEKLGSDFTLACPAFPENGRTIFRGHLFVQDQLLNECGMQNHPLTPMTDANLVRVLQSQTQQKVGLLRYDSVSQGVEKVRARIAELRADGVSMAVADALSDADLYTLGEACADLPLLTGGSGLALGLPGNFRKAGKLRDIDASKLEDIRGGEVVLAGSASVATNGQVAAWLEANRPALRIDPLALADGKPVVEQALAFARDAGQTVLIYATSSPDEVKAVQQKLGVERAGALVEDALGQIANGLLQAGVRRFVVAGGETSGAVVQALGVQLLKIGAQIDPGVPATQSTGAQPLAMALKSGNFGGRDFFDKALKQLAGGAQ from the coding sequence ATGAGCGCCACTATTCGCCCATTGCTGGGCTGCATCGCCGATGACTTCACCGGCGCTACCGACCTTGCGAACATGCTGGTGCGCGGCGGCATGCGCACGGTGCAAAGCATCGGTATTCCCGGCGCAGACGTGCTGGCCGACCTTGATGCCGATGCAATCGTCATCGCGCTGAAGTCGCGCACCATTCCAGCCGCCGAAGCCGTTGCCCAGTCCCTTGAAGCACTGCAATGGCTGCAGGACCGCGGCTGCGAGCAAATCTTCTTCAAATATTGCTCAACATTCGATTCCACCGCGGCCGGCAACATTGGTCAGGTCAGCGAAGCGCTGCTGGAAAAACTGGGCAGCGACTTCACCCTGGCTTGCCCGGCCTTTCCGGAGAACGGTCGGACGATCTTCCGCGGTCACTTGTTCGTGCAGGACCAACTGCTCAATGAGTGCGGTATGCAGAACCACCCGCTGACGCCGATGACCGACGCCAACCTCGTGCGGGTGCTGCAATCGCAAACCCAACAGAAAGTAGGCCTGCTGCGTTACGACAGCGTGTCCCAAGGCGTTGAGAAGGTGCGTGCACGCATCGCCGAGCTGCGCGCTGATGGCGTGAGCATGGCGGTTGCCGATGCTCTGTCTGACGCGGATCTGTACACACTCGGAGAAGCCTGCGCCGACCTGCCGCTGCTGACCGGCGGCTCGGGACTGGCGCTGGGGCTGCCGGGCAACTTCCGCAAAGCCGGCAAGCTGCGCGACATCGACGCCTCGAAACTCGAAGACATCCGCGGTGGCGAAGTAGTACTTGCCGGCAGCGCTTCGGTCGCCACAAACGGCCAGGTTGCGGCATGGCTTGAAGCCAATCGCCCTGCGCTGCGCATTGATCCGTTGGCGCTGGCCGATGGCAAGCCGGTCGTTGAACAGGCACTGGCATTCGCACGCGATGCGGGCCAGACCGTTTTGATCTACGCCACCAGCTCACCGGATGAAGTCAAAGCCGTGCAGCAAAAGCTGGGCGTCGAACGCGCCGGTGCCTTGGTAGAGGACGCATTGGGCCAGATCGCAAACGGACTGCTGCAAGCCGGTGTTCGTCGCTTTGTGGTGGCAGGTGGCGAAACGTCCGGTGCCGTGGTGCAAGCCTTGGGCGTGCAACTGCTGAAAATCGGCGCGCAGATTGATCCGGGCGTTCCGGCAACTCAGAGCACAGGCGCTCAACCGCTGGCGATGGCGCTCAAGTCCGGTAACTTCGGCGGCCGCGACTTCTTTGACAAAGCCCTGAAACAGCTGGCCGGAGGTGCGCAATGA
- the otnC gene encoding 3-oxo-tetronate 4-phosphate decarboxylase, producing the protein MSAENKQREEICDIGRLLYGRGYTVGSAGNISARLEDGWLITPTDACLGRLDPAAIAKVNLAGEWVSGDKPSKTLALHRQVYDRNPGVGGVVHTHSTHLVALTLAGVWQQNDILPPLTPYQVMKVGHIPLIAYERPGSPKVAEQVAQLANSVRGVMLERLGPVIWESSVAKACYALEELEETARLWLMSNPKPAPLDAAALEELRQTFGANW; encoded by the coding sequence ATGAGTGCTGAAAACAAGCAGCGCGAGGAGATTTGCGACATCGGTCGACTGCTCTATGGTCGCGGCTACACGGTGGGCAGCGCTGGCAACATCAGCGCACGCCTGGAAGACGGCTGGTTGATCACGCCGACCGATGCTTGCCTGGGACGCCTCGACCCGGCAGCCATTGCCAAGGTCAATCTGGCCGGGGAATGGGTGTCCGGCGACAAGCCGTCGAAAACCCTCGCCCTGCACCGCCAGGTGTATGACCGCAATCCGGGCGTAGGCGGCGTGGTGCACACCCACTCAACGCATCTGGTGGCGCTGACTCTGGCTGGCGTCTGGCAACAAAACGACATTCTGCCGCCACTCACTCCGTATCAGGTGATGAAGGTTGGCCACATTCCGCTGATTGCTTACGAGCGCCCGGGCTCGCCCAAAGTCGCCGAGCAGGTCGCGCAGCTGGCTAACAGCGTGCGCGGCGTAATGCTTGAGCGCTTGGGTCCGGTCATCTGGGAAAGCTCGGTGGCAAAAGCCTGTTACGCCCTTGAAGAGCTCGAAGAAACCGCTCGCCTGTGGCTGATGAGCAACCCCAAGCCGGCACCGCTGGACGCAGCGGCGCTGGAAGAATTGCGCCAGACGTTCGGCGCCAACTGGTAA
- a CDS encoding GntT/GntP/DsdX family permease, which yields MTPLILMLIAGAGIALLLLLVLKYKFQPFVALMLVSIIVALVAGVKPADLVATIEGGMGKTLGHIAIIIALGAMIGRIIELSGGAEALAKTLIKRFGNRRTPLALTVAGFIVGIPVFFEVGVIILMPLAYGVARAARKPLLLFALPMCAALLSVHAFLPPHPGAVAAAGQLGADLGRVLMFGIPMVAVLSLAGYFIAGRMTRKVYPMTDDIRAEVYGPHITNADLQAWQKGDYSNTTEAAHAKKLGLEESASSLAASLPPAPAPGFGLIIALILLPIVLILLGTLATTMLPADSLLRSVLTVLGAPLVALLIDTLLCAWLLGTRRGWSRTQVSDVIGSALPGVAMVILIAGAGGVFGKVLVDTGIGAVVSEALRTTGLPVLALGFLLTLLLRAVQGSTTVALVTTAGILSPLIATLSLTPNHLALLCLAMGGGGLAMSHINDAGYWMFTKLAGLNVADGLRTWTVLVTVLGTLGFLITLLLWPFV from the coding sequence ATGACCCCTCTCATACTGATGTTGATCGCCGGTGCAGGTATCGCGCTGTTGCTGCTGCTGGTGTTGAAGTACAAATTCCAGCCGTTCGTGGCACTGATGCTGGTCAGCATCATCGTGGCTTTGGTTGCAGGGGTTAAACCTGCGGACCTGGTGGCGACCATCGAAGGCGGCATGGGCAAAACCCTTGGCCACATCGCAATCATCATCGCGTTGGGCGCCATGATCGGACGCATCATCGAACTGTCCGGCGGTGCCGAGGCACTGGCCAAAACCCTGATCAAACGCTTCGGCAACCGACGCACTCCGCTGGCGCTGACGGTTGCCGGTTTTATCGTCGGTATTCCGGTGTTTTTCGAAGTAGGCGTGATCATTCTCATGCCGCTGGCGTACGGCGTAGCCCGTGCTGCCCGCAAACCGCTGCTGCTGTTCGCACTGCCGATGTGCGCTGCATTGCTCTCGGTTCATGCCTTCCTGCCGCCACACCCTGGCGCTGTCGCCGCGGCCGGCCAGCTGGGCGCAGACCTTGGACGCGTGCTGATGTTCGGTATCCCGATGGTTGCGGTACTGAGCCTGGCGGGTTACTTCATCGCTGGCCGGATGACCCGCAAGGTCTACCCGATGACCGACGATATTCGCGCCGAAGTCTACGGCCCGCATATCACCAACGCCGACCTGCAAGCCTGGCAAAAGGGCGATTACAGCAATACCACTGAAGCGGCGCACGCCAAGAAGCTGGGTCTGGAAGAAAGCGCCAGCAGTCTTGCTGCCTCGCTGCCACCTGCTCCGGCGCCGGGTTTTGGCTTGATCATCGCGCTGATTCTGCTGCCGATCGTGCTGATTCTGCTGGGTACGCTGGCGACCACCATGCTGCCTGCCGACTCCCTGCTGCGCAGCGTGCTGACGGTACTGGGCGCGCCGCTGGTTGCGCTGCTGATCGACACACTGTTGTGTGCCTGGTTGCTGGGCACCCGTCGTGGCTGGAGCCGCACTCAAGTGTCCGACGTGATCGGCTCGGCATTGCCGGGTGTGGCGATGGTGATCCTGATCGCCGGTGCAGGTGGCGTGTTCGGTAAAGTGCTGGTCGACACCGGCATCGGCGCTGTCGTCTCCGAAGCATTGCGTACCACAGGCCTGCCCGTCCTGGCGCTGGGCTTTTTGCTGACCCTTCTGCTGCGAGCCGTACAAGGTTCCACCACCGTTGCACTGGTGACCACGGCCGGCATTCTCAGCCCGCTGATCGCGACCCTCAGCCTCACGCCGAACCACCTGGCCCTGCTGTGTCTGGCCATGGGTGGTGGCGGTCTGGCCATGTCGCACATCAATGACGCCGGTTACTGGATGTTCACCAAGCTGGCAGGCCTGAACGTCGCTGACGGCTTGCGCACCTGGACAGTGCTGGTCACTGTGCTGGGCACGCTTGGGTTCCTGATTACCCTGCTGCTCTGGCCTTTCGTCTGA
- the otnI gene encoding 2-oxo-tetronate isomerase: MPRFAANLSMMYPQHDFLARFGAAAADGFKGIEYLFPYDYTAAEIKLRLDDFGLEQALFNMPPGDFSKGERGIASLPGRESEFRSGVQKALEYAAVLGNDRIHAMAGLLPSEDLRERYHAVYLENLSYAAQEAAKVGINVLIEPINTRDIPGFFLNRQDQAQDIRKAIGADNLLVQFDCYHCQIVEGDVVTKLRRDFAGIGHIQIAGVPDRHEPDLGEVNYPFLFEELDRLGYTGWVGCEYRPKGDTTEGLQWLRDWQAKNPA; encoded by the coding sequence ATGCCTCGTTTCGCTGCCAACCTCAGCATGATGTACCCGCAACACGATTTCCTGGCCCGCTTCGGCGCCGCTGCGGCGGATGGATTCAAAGGGATCGAGTACCTCTTCCCCTACGACTACACCGCGGCTGAAATCAAACTGCGGCTGGACGACTTCGGCCTGGAGCAGGCGCTGTTCAACATGCCCCCAGGGGATTTTAGCAAGGGTGAACGAGGCATCGCCTCATTGCCGGGCCGTGAAAGCGAATTCCGCTCTGGCGTTCAAAAAGCACTGGAATACGCGGCCGTGCTGGGCAATGACCGTATTCACGCGATGGCGGGCCTGTTGCCGAGCGAAGACCTGCGCGAGCGTTATCACGCGGTCTATCTGGAAAACCTCAGCTATGCCGCCCAGGAAGCGGCAAAAGTGGGGATCAATGTGCTGATCGAGCCGATCAACACACGGGACATTCCGGGCTTCTTTCTCAATCGTCAGGATCAGGCCCAGGATATTCGCAAGGCCATCGGCGCTGACAATCTGTTGGTGCAGTTCGACTGCTATCACTGCCAGATCGTCGAGGGCGATGTGGTGACCAAACTGCGTCGCGATTTCGCAGGCATTGGGCATATCCAGATTGCTGGCGTGCCTGATCGTCACGAGCCGGACCTTGGCGAAGTGAATTACCCGTTCCTGTTCGAAGAGCTTGACCGCCTGGGCTACACCGGCTGGGTAGGCTGTGAATACCGCCCAAAAGGCGACACCACCGAAGGGCTGCAATGGCTCCGGGACTGGCAGGCGAAAAACCCGGCCTGA
- a CDS encoding acyl-CoA thioesterase produces the protein MNFHTRKWVKPEDLNPNGTLFGGSLLRWIDEEAAIYAIVQLGNQRVVTKYISEINFVSASRQGDIIELGITATEFGRTSITLTCQVRNKITRKSILTVEKMVFVNLGEDGLPSPHGKTEITYVKDQFKDEIINE, from the coding sequence ATGAATTTTCACACTCGCAAATGGGTAAAACCCGAAGACCTGAACCCCAATGGCACGTTGTTCGGCGGCAGTCTGCTGCGCTGGATCGACGAAGAGGCGGCTATTTACGCCATCGTTCAGTTAGGCAATCAGCGCGTGGTGACCAAGTACATTTCGGAGATCAACTTCGTCAGCGCCTCGCGCCAGGGCGACATCATCGAATTGGGCATCACGGCCACCGAGTTCGGTCGCACCTCAATTACCCTGACGTGTCAGGTGCGCAACAAAATCACCCGCAAGAGCATTCTGACGGTTGAGAAGATGGTGTTCGTGAATCTGGGTGAAGACGGCCTGCCGTCACCGCACGGCAAGACCGAAATCACTTATGTGAAAGATCAGTTCAAGGACGAAATCATCAACGAGTGA
- the ahcY gene encoding adenosylhomocysteinase, producing MSAVLTPNDFNDYKVADMSLAAWGRRETIIAESEMPALMGLRSKYAGEQPLKGAKILGCIHMTIQTAVLIETLVALGAEVRWSSCNIFSTQDQAAAAIAAAGIAVYAWKGETEAEYEWCLEQTILKDGAPWDANMILDDGGDLTELLHKKYPAILDRVHGVTEETTTGVHRLLDMLAKGELKIPAINVNDSVTKSKNDNKYGCRHSLNDAIKRGTDHLLSGKQALVIGYGDVGKGSAQSLRQEGMIVKVTEVDPICAMQACMDGFELVSPFIDGENDGTEASIDKALLGKIDLIVTTTGNVNVCDSNMLKALKKRAVVCNIGHFDNEIDTAFMRKNWAWEEVKPQVHKIHRTGAGTFDPQNDDYLILLAEGRLVNLGNATGHPSRIMDGSFANQVLAQIFLFEQKYADLSPAQKAERLTVEVLPKKLDEEVALEMVRGFGGVVTKLTKTQADYIGVAVEGPFKPHAYRY from the coding sequence ATGAGCGCTGTACTGACGCCCAACGATTTCAACGACTACAAAGTCGCCGACATGTCCCTGGCTGCCTGGGGCCGTCGCGAAACCATCATTGCTGAATCCGAAATGCCGGCCCTGATGGGTCTGCGCAGCAAGTACGCCGGCGAGCAACCGCTCAAGGGCGCGAAGATCCTCGGCTGCATCCACATGACCATTCAGACCGCCGTATTGATCGAAACCCTGGTTGCCCTGGGTGCCGAAGTACGCTGGTCGTCCTGCAACATTTTCTCCACTCAAGACCAGGCCGCTGCCGCCATCGCAGCTGCGGGCATTGCCGTGTACGCCTGGAAAGGTGAGACCGAAGCAGAATACGAGTGGTGCCTTGAGCAAACCATCCTCAAAGATGGCGCGCCTTGGGACGCCAACATGATCCTCGACGACGGCGGCGACCTGACTGAGCTGTTGCACAAGAAATACCCGGCGATCCTGGACCGCGTCCATGGCGTGACCGAAGAAACCACCACTGGCGTTCACCGCCTTCTGGACATGCTGGCCAAGGGCGAACTGAAAATCCCGGCCATCAACGTCAATGACTCGGTCACCAAAAGCAAGAACGACAACAAGTACGGCTGCCGTCATAGCCTGAACGATGCGATCAAGCGCGGCACCGACCACCTGTTGTCCGGCAAGCAAGCGCTGGTCATTGGCTACGGCGACGTCGGCAAAGGCTCGGCTCAATCGCTGCGTCAGGAAGGCATGATCGTTAAAGTCACCGAAGTCGATCCAATCTGCGCCATGCAGGCATGCATGGACGGCTTTGAACTGGTTTCGCCGTTCATCGATGGCGAAAACGACGGTACCGAAGCGAGCATCGACAAAGCACTGCTGGGCAAGATCGACCTGATCGTGACCACCACCGGCAACGTCAACGTGTGTGATTCGAACATGCTCAAAGCGCTGAAAAAACGCGCTGTGGTGTGCAACATCGGTCACTTCGACAACGAAATCGACACCGCTTTCATGCGCAAGAACTGGGCATGGGAAGAAGTGAAGCCGCAGGTTCACAAGATCCACCGCACCGGTGCCGGCACTTTCGATCCACAGAACGATGACTATCTGATCCTGCTGGCTGAAGGCCGCCTGGTTAACCTGGGTAACGCAACAGGTCACCCAAGCCGCATCATGGACGGCTCGTTCGCCAACCAGGTTCTGGCTCAGATCTTCCTGTTCGAGCAGAAGTACGCTGACCTGAGCCCCGCTCAGAAGGCCGAGCGTCTGACCGTCGAAGTCCTGCCCAAGAAGCTCGACGAAGAAGTGGCCCTGGAAATGGTACGTGGCTTCGGCGGCGTCGTGACCAAGCTGACCAAGACCCAGGCCGACTACATCGGCGTGGCTGTCGAAGGTCCGTTCAAGCCGCACGCTTATCGTTACTAA
- the metF gene encoding methylenetetrahydrofolate reductase [NAD(P)H]: MSQNHGFSFEFFPTKTDAGHEKLMNVARQLASYNPDFFSCTYGAGGSTRDRTINTVLQLEQQANIPAAPHLSCVGDSKADLRGLLTQYKDAGIKRIVALRGDLPSGMGMSSGELRYAADLVSFIREETGDHFHIEVAAYPEMHPQARNFEDDIHNFVRKAQAGADSAITQYFFNADSYFYFVDRVRKLGVDIPIVPGIMPITNYSKLARFSDACGAEIPRWIRKQLEAYGDDSPSIQKFGEEVITEMCERLLQEGAPGLHFYTLNQAEPSLAVWNNLKLSR; the protein is encoded by the coding sequence ATGTCCCAAAACCACGGCTTCAGCTTCGAGTTCTTCCCGACCAAGACCGACGCTGGACATGAAAAACTGATGAACGTGGCGCGCCAACTGGCCAGCTACAACCCCGATTTTTTCTCCTGCACTTACGGTGCGGGAGGATCCACGCGTGATCGCACGATCAACACTGTGTTGCAGCTTGAGCAGCAAGCGAACATTCCTGCAGCGCCACATTTGTCGTGCGTCGGCGACAGCAAAGCCGATCTGCGCGGCTTGCTTACCCAATACAAGGACGCCGGCATCAAGCGCATCGTCGCACTGCGCGGCGACTTGCCTTCCGGCATGGGCATGTCCAGCGGTGAGCTTCGCTATGCGGCAGACCTGGTCAGCTTCATTCGGGAAGAGACCGGCGATCACTTCCACATCGAAGTAGCCGCCTACCCGGAAATGCACCCGCAAGCGCGCAATTTCGAAGACGACATCCACAACTTCGTGCGCAAGGCCCAGGCCGGTGCCGACAGTGCAATCACCCAGTACTTCTTCAACGCCGACAGCTATTTCTACTTCGTCGACCGCGTGCGCAAGCTGGGCGTGGACATCCCGATCGTGCCGGGCATCATGCCCATCACCAACTACAGCAAGCTTGCGCGCTTTTCCGATGCGTGCGGTGCAGAAATCCCACGCTGGATTCGTAAGCAGCTGGAAGCGTATGGCGATGATTCGCCGAGCATCCAGAAGTTTGGTGAAGAGGTCATCACCGAGATGTGTGAGAGGTTGTTGCAAGAAGGCGCCCCAGGTCTGCACTTCTACACGCTGAACCAAGCAGAGCCTAGCCTGGCGGTGTGGAACAACCTGAAGTTGTCCCGTTAA
- a CDS encoding DEAD/DEAH box helicase, whose protein sequence is MSFASLGLSEALVSAIEAAGYTQPTPVQQRAIPAVLQGRDLMVAAQTGTGKTGGFALPILERLFPAGHPDKSQRHGPRQPRVLVLTPTRELAAQVHDSFKVYAKNLKFVSACIFGGVGTNPQVQAMARGVDVLVACPGRLLDLAGQGSVDLSHVEILVLDEADRMLDMGFVHDVKKVLARLPSKRQNLLFSATFSSDITALAGKLLHNPERIEVTPPNTTVERIEQRVFRLPANHKRSLLAHLITAGAWEQVLVFTRTKHGANRLAEYLDKHGLAAVAIHGNKSQNARTKALADFKAGDVRIMVATDIAARGLDIDQLPHVVNFELPNVDEDYVHRIGRTGRAGRTGEAISLVAPDEEKLLKSIERMTKQKIADGDLMGFDMNSVEAEKPEVRERPDVRNPRNARGPRGDGPNGGGAGGGRKDKGKDKGKEKPAAAAASGERPARPARPQKPRQGTPSGEARQAQPSAPRGDRAPDEFLDDEVDNFGNRADYVSPYPNKTQSRGRRPGAPATGAAPAPRGPSQGRNGPRSGTGAASGTGAPASGAPAAKRSGPRNGSARDGQARREEQPRNRRPAGDDQPVRQEPAVRGPRDGQPAPKIMHKESKGDRFPSAEQLDQLPSRPRGEKPALLTRNREG, encoded by the coding sequence ATGTCCTTTGCTTCCCTCGGTCTCTCCGAGGCTTTAGTCAGCGCCATCGAGGCCGCTGGCTATACCCAGCCTACTCCGGTGCAACAGCGGGCCATTCCCGCCGTGTTGCAAGGCCGCGACCTCATGGTTGCCGCTCAGACAGGTACTGGTAAAACCGGTGGTTTCGCGCTTCCGATTCTGGAGCGTCTGTTCCCCGCCGGTCACCCGGACAAATCCCAACGTCACGGCCCGCGCCAACCGCGCGTCCTGGTCCTGACTCCTACCCGTGAACTGGCTGCTCAGGTTCACGACAGCTTCAAGGTCTACGCCAAAAACCTGAAATTCGTCAGCGCCTGCATCTTCGGCGGTGTCGGCACCAACCCTCAGGTTCAGGCCATGGCGCGCGGCGTCGATGTACTGGTCGCCTGCCCGGGCCGCCTGCTCGACCTGGCCGGTCAAGGCAGCGTCGACCTGTCCCACGTTGAAATCCTGGTGCTTGATGAAGCCGACCGGATGCTCGACATGGGCTTCGTGCACGACGTCAAGAAAGTCCTCGCACGCTTGCCGTCCAAACGTCAGAACCTGCTGTTCTCGGCGACCTTCTCCTCGGACATCACTGCACTGGCAGGCAAGCTGCTGCACAACCCCGAGCGCATCGAGGTCACGCCGCCGAACACCACGGTCGAGCGCATTGAGCAACGGGTTTTCCGTCTGCCGGCCAACCACAAGCGCTCTTTGCTGGCGCACCTGATCACTGCAGGCGCCTGGGAACAAGTACTGGTGTTCACCCGCACCAAGCACGGCGCCAACCGCCTCGCCGAATACCTGGATAAGCATGGCCTCGCCGCCGTTGCGATCCACGGTAACAAGAGCCAGAACGCGCGAACCAAAGCGCTGGCTGACTTCAAGGCGGGCGACGTCCGCATCATGGTTGCTACCGACATCGCAGCACGCGGTCTGGACATCGACCAACTGCCGCATGTGGTCAACTTCGAGCTGCCGAACGTAGATGAAGACTACGTCCACCGCATTGGCCGTACCGGGCGTGCCGGACGTACAGGTGAGGCCATCTCGCTGGTCGCTCCGGACGAAGAAAAGCTGCTGAAAAGCATCGAGCGCATGACCAAGCAGAAAATCGCTGACGGCGACCTGATGGGTTTCGACATGAACTCTGTGGAAGCAGAGAAGCCGGAAGTACGTGAACGTCCGGACGTGCGCAACCCGCGCAATGCACGTGGCCCACGTGGCGACGGCCCCAACGGCGGCGGCGCCGGTGGTGGTCGCAAGGACAAAGGCAAAGACAAGGGCAAGGAAAAACCGGCCGCCGCAGCCGCGTCGGGTGAGCGGCCTGCTCGTCCCGCCCGTCCGCAAAAGCCTCGCCAGGGCACGCCTTCTGGTGAAGCGCGTCAGGCTCAGCCGTCCGCGCCACGCGGTGACCGCGCTCCGGACGAGTTCCTGGATGACGAAGTGGATAACTTCGGCAACCGTGCTGACTACGTGAGCCCTTACCCGAACAAGACTCAAAGCCGGGGTCGCCGTCCAGGCGCTCCAGCCACCGGAGCAGCGCCTGCACCGCGCGGTCCCAGCCAAGGCCGTAATGGTCCACGCAGCGGCACAGGCGCAGCATCGGGTACTGGCGCGCCAGCATCCGGTGCACCTGCCGCCAAGCGCAGTGGCCCGCGCAACGGTTCCGCTCGCGATGGTCAGGCCCGTCGTGAAGAACAACCGCGCAACCGTCGGCCGGCGGGTGACGATCAGCCTGTTCGTCAAGAGCCTGCCGTTCGTGGCCCACGCGACGGTCAGCCAGCACCGAAGATCATGCACAAAGAGTCCAAGGGCGATCGTTTTCCGTCCGCAGAACAGCTCGACCAGTTGCCAAGCCGCCCACGCGGTGAGAAACCGGCCCTGCTGACCCGCAATCGCGAAGGTTAA
- a CDS encoding 16S rRNA (uracil(1498)-N(3))-methyltransferase, translating into MRLSRFFIDAALSHGEHELPEAQAHYIGRVLRMAEGDAVQLFDGSGTEFRATLIEVGKKRVRVRIDESFPGMTESSLHIHLGQGLSRGERMDWAIQKATELGVTHITPIISERCEVRLKDERAEKRQAHWQQIAISACEQCGRSVVPVIDAPVTLTEWLKHTAADLKLVLHPVAEPLTSHDKPASLAFLIGPEGGLNDAEVAQAQDAGFHAARLGPRVLRTETAPVVALSIAQQLWGDF; encoded by the coding sequence ATGAGACTGTCCCGCTTCTTTATCGACGCAGCGCTGAGCCACGGCGAACACGAATTGCCTGAAGCCCAGGCGCATTACATTGGCCGTGTGCTGCGCATGGCCGAAGGTGACGCGGTGCAATTGTTCGATGGCAGCGGCACGGAGTTTCGCGCGACGCTGATCGAGGTCGGCAAAAAACGCGTGCGCGTGCGGATTGATGAAAGCTTTCCAGGGATGACCGAATCATCGCTGCACATCCATCTGGGGCAGGGTTTGTCTCGAGGCGAGCGCATGGACTGGGCAATCCAGAAGGCAACCGAACTGGGCGTGACGCACATCACGCCCATCATCAGTGAGCGCTGCGAGGTACGCCTCAAGGATGAGCGCGCCGAGAAGCGTCAGGCGCATTGGCAGCAAATCGCGATCAGCGCCTGCGAGCAGTGCGGCCGCTCGGTGGTCCCCGTCATAGATGCTCCGGTGACGCTGACCGAGTGGCTCAAGCACACAGCCGCCGACCTGAAGCTGGTTTTGCACCCGGTGGCGGAGCCGCTGACCAGCCACGATAAACCGGCAAGCCTTGCGTTTCTGATCGGACCGGAAGGCGGATTGAATGACGCAGAAGTGGCACAGGCGCAGGACGCAGGTTTTCATGCTGCACGTCTTGGCCCGCGTGTGTTGCGCACCGAAACGGCGCCGGTCGTGGCGCTGAGCATTGCGCAACAGCTGTGGGGCGATTTCTAA